From the genome of Paraburkholderia aromaticivorans, one region includes:
- a CDS encoding SulP family inorganic anion transporter gives MTEDPRPASQLTQAAPSGWRAVFPPVTWLSSYQPKWLSHDAIAGVTLAAYAIPVSLAYATLAGLPPEYGIYCYLVGGLAYALFGSSRQLAIGPTSAISMLVGVSVSEMAGGDPGRFAAIAALTALLVAGMCFVAWILRLSSLVNFISETILLGFKAGAALTIALTQLPKLFGVKGGGEQFFERVVTLAGQIPSTNLAVLAFGVTALVVLLLGEKFLPGRPVALFVVVISIIVLSVTPLIGFGFKTVGALPQGLPEFRWPGLRVRDVDGAISLAFACMLLSYVESVSAARALAQANGYEIDPQQELLGLGAANLAAGLFQAYPVAGGLSQSSVNDKAGARTPLALVFASVTIGLCLLFLTGLLTNLPSVVLAAIVLVAVKGLIDIDEMRHVWRVSRFEFCVSMVAFAAVLLLGILKGVIVAVLVSMLLLIRRAAHPHVAFLGRIPGTRIYSDAERHPDNETPPGVLVFRVEASLFYFNVEHVRAAVWEKIRTGDGSLKLVIGDLSTSPAVDLAGARMLAKLHETLKAAGITLRLVSAHAEVRDILRAAGVENLVGYLQRGVSVADTIDEWKAGRNVGGANIVA, from the coding sequence ATGACCGAGGATCCTCGTCCAGCCAGCCAGCTGACGCAAGCCGCGCCTTCCGGATGGCGCGCCGTGTTCCCGCCTGTCACGTGGCTCTCGTCCTATCAGCCGAAATGGCTTTCGCACGATGCGATTGCGGGGGTCACGCTTGCGGCCTATGCGATTCCGGTGTCGCTCGCCTATGCCACACTCGCCGGACTGCCGCCGGAGTACGGTATCTATTGTTATCTGGTGGGCGGGCTGGCCTATGCCTTGTTTGGGTCATCCCGTCAGCTTGCGATCGGGCCGACGTCGGCGATCTCGATGCTGGTCGGTGTGAGCGTCTCGGAGATGGCCGGCGGCGATCCGGGAAGATTCGCTGCCATTGCGGCCCTGACTGCGCTTCTGGTCGCCGGCATGTGCTTTGTTGCATGGATCCTGCGCCTGAGTTCACTGGTCAACTTCATTAGCGAGACGATCCTGCTCGGGTTCAAGGCCGGTGCCGCGTTGACGATTGCTTTGACTCAACTGCCAAAGTTGTTCGGGGTGAAAGGCGGCGGCGAGCAATTTTTCGAGCGCGTCGTCACGCTGGCGGGTCAAATTCCCAGCACCAATCTCGCTGTGCTCGCCTTCGGTGTGACAGCGCTCGTCGTGCTGCTACTGGGGGAGAAATTCCTGCCAGGCCGGCCAGTCGCCTTATTCGTGGTGGTGATCTCGATCATTGTGTTATCCGTCACACCGCTAATTGGATTTGGCTTCAAAACCGTCGGCGCACTGCCGCAAGGTCTGCCGGAGTTTCGCTGGCCGGGCCTGCGCGTACGCGATGTGGACGGTGCGATCTCGCTGGCGTTCGCGTGCATGCTGCTGTCGTACGTCGAGAGTGTTTCCGCCGCTCGTGCGCTCGCCCAGGCGAACGGTTACGAGATCGATCCACAACAGGAACTGCTCGGACTGGGTGCAGCCAATCTGGCTGCGGGACTGTTTCAGGCCTATCCGGTGGCGGGCGGTTTATCCCAGTCCTCGGTCAACGACAAAGCCGGCGCCAGGACGCCGCTCGCACTGGTGTTCGCTTCTGTCACGATCGGGCTGTGTCTGTTGTTCCTGACCGGATTGCTGACCAATCTGCCGAGTGTGGTGCTGGCCGCCATCGTATTGGTTGCCGTCAAAGGGCTGATCGATATCGACGAGATGCGTCACGTTTGGCGGGTAAGCCGGTTTGAATTCTGCGTGTCGATGGTGGCGTTTGCCGCTGTGCTTCTGCTAGGTATCCTGAAAGGTGTGATTGTTGCCGTGCTGGTTTCAATGCTATTGCTGATAAGACGCGCCGCACATCCGCACGTCGCCTTTCTCGGCCGGATTCCCGGTACGCGAATCTACTCCGACGCTGAACGTCACCCGGACAATGAAACCCCGCCAGGGGTGCTGGTGTTCCGCGTCGAAGCGTCGCTGTTCTATTTCAATGTCGAGCATGTGCGCGCCGCAGTGTGGGAAAAAATCCGTACCGGCGATGGGTCGTTGAAACTGGTTATCGGCGATTTGTCGACATCTCCCGCTGTCGATCTGGCGGGCGCGCGCATGTTGGCCAAGCTGCATGAAACGCTGAAGGCGGCCGGCATCACGTTGCGGCTCGTTTCG
- a CDS encoding BPSL1445 family SYLF domain-containing lipoprotein yields the protein MKRRNFVLNTAAIAAAAGLAFAGCTMTSGSGKSPETDASKRQAIDASVDGTLSRLYATVGGSHELASKAQGILTFPAVKKVAFIAGAEYGEGALRVHGSTVGYYSTTAASFGFQAGAESTAVIFLFMTQDALAKFSSSAGWSVGGDVAVSVLKVGANGTIDTTSASSQVVAIVLTNAGLMADASLAGTKVTKLNL from the coding sequence ATGAAACGAAGGAACTTCGTATTGAATACCGCAGCAATCGCTGCCGCCGCAGGCCTCGCGTTCGCGGGCTGCACCATGACATCAGGCAGCGGCAAGAGTCCCGAAACGGATGCCTCGAAGCGTCAGGCGATCGACGCGAGCGTCGACGGAACACTGTCGCGCCTTTACGCCACGGTGGGCGGCTCACATGAACTGGCGTCCAAAGCTCAAGGCATCCTGACTTTCCCGGCAGTCAAGAAAGTGGCCTTCATCGCGGGTGCCGAGTATGGTGAAGGCGCTTTGCGCGTACATGGCTCAACGGTCGGCTATTACAGCACCACGGCTGCTTCATTCGGCTTCCAGGCCGGCGCCGAGTCGACCGCGGTCATCTTCCTCTTTATGACGCAGGACGCTCTTGCCAAATTCTCGAGCTCCGCCGGCTGGTCGGTGGGCGGCGACGTGGCAGTCTCCGTGCTCAAGGTGGGCGCGAACGGCACCATCGACACGACATCAGCATCCTCGCAGGTCGTCGCCATTGTTTTAACCAATGCCGGTCTGATGGCGGATGCGTCGCTGGCTGGAACCAAGGTGACCAAGCTGAACCTCTGA
- a CDS encoding RT0821/Lpp0805 family surface protein, whose translation MPVQSFFTARSVTRILTSAVLLAGAGVTFASNLNFLKDTPISYMKDADKKALNDAAQIALDRNKDGESSNWSNSGTGNAVPIHGTVTPRDTLKDGDKTCRSATLTAIAKGQTQTWTPTVCKQGNGPWKIRKQ comes from the coding sequence ATGCCAGTTCAATCCTTCTTTACCGCGCGCAGTGTCACACGGATTTTGACGAGTGCCGTCCTGCTTGCTGGCGCAGGCGTCACCTTCGCCAGCAATCTGAATTTCCTGAAAGACACACCGATTAGCTACATGAAGGACGCGGACAAGAAGGCGCTGAACGACGCCGCGCAGATCGCGCTGGACCGCAATAAAGATGGCGAGTCGAGCAACTGGAGTAACAGCGGCACTGGCAACGCAGTGCCGATCCACGGGACGGTCACTCCACGCGATACATTGAAGGACGGTGACAAGACCTGTAGATCGGCCACGCTGACCGCCATCGCGAAAGGACAGACGCAGACCTGGACGCCTACCGTCTGCAAACAAGGCAATGGGCCGTGGAAGATACGGAAGCAGTGA
- a CDS encoding PqiC family protein, which produces MTRYRHRAGNARHGARPESAMPMRGCRLAVALRCIAACLVAGLVAGGLGGCKSPPASFYTLSPEAAPAGLETSHAIPLVIWPVTVPDLVDRPQIVTRAAGNEVAINEFARWAQPLKGNIARVIAADLGTLLNSRQVTVFEGTADPLTTWHVRLDVMRFDAQPGEDVMVDVQWVIRPPGKQAMRTGRTIAREPVAGAGFEQLTKAWDRALVVVSLDIAAAVGTMIQQ; this is translated from the coding sequence ATGACTCGATACCGACATCGCGCCGGCAATGCAAGGCACGGGGCTCGGCCTGAAAGCGCCATGCCAATGCGCGGATGCCGTCTTGCCGTTGCCCTCCGTTGTATCGCGGCGTGTCTCGTGGCCGGCCTGGTGGCGGGGGGGCTCGGAGGATGCAAGTCGCCACCTGCCAGTTTCTACACGTTGAGCCCCGAGGCGGCTCCCGCCGGGTTGGAGACGTCTCACGCCATTCCGTTGGTCATATGGCCGGTTACCGTGCCGGACCTGGTGGACCGCCCGCAAATCGTGACCCGTGCGGCCGGCAACGAAGTGGCGATCAACGAATTCGCTCGCTGGGCTCAGCCTCTGAAGGGCAACATCGCGCGGGTCATCGCAGCGGATCTTGGTACGTTGCTGAATTCGCGGCAAGTGACGGTTTTCGAGGGTACGGCCGATCCACTGACGACATGGCACGTGAGGCTGGATGTGATGCGCTTCGACGCGCAACCAGGCGAGGACGTCATGGTGGATGTGCAATGGGTCATCCGTCCGCCGGGAAAGCAGGCTATGCGTACGGGGCGAACCATTGCTCGCGAGCCGGTTGCCGGTGCGGGCTTCGAGCAGCTGACCAAGGCCTGGGACCGCGCGCTTGTCGTGGTCAGCCTTGATATTGCGGCGGCTGTCGGTACGATGATCCAGCAATAG
- a CDS encoding intermembrane transport protein PqiB → MSTPGEKPDTRELVEADVVPRSRWRMQLVWLVPIVALLVGGWLATKAVLERGEKITISFKTGEGLEAGKTKLKFKDVDIGVVEAVTLSTDRKHVVAKAEVVRDVANLLVDNTRFWVVRPRISGGTVSGLGTLLSGSYIDVDVGNAVKPRTDFVGLEVPPVFASDIPGREFTLKSAGLGSLDVGSPVFFRRLQVGQIASYQLDPDGKGVTLKVFVNAPYDRFVKGDTRFWHASGVDMAFDTNGLRVETQSIVSIIIGGVAFESPADSIEQVAAAANAQFELYATRADAMKQHDRIVDKYVVNFIDSVRGLTVGAPVDFRGVVIGEVTQIYTRFDPEHRRFSIPVEIQIYPERFTSRYQTGRAGGRISDDPKGIANYLVENGFRFQLRSGNPLTGQLYLAMDYFPDAPKAKIDWSRSPPELPAVPRTLQSLQDSVTRLLTKLNNIPFEAIGNDARTTLRTTNSMLSKLDADVIPRAHDTLASAQTALDSANSALQPESSLQQTTEETLRELARTSAALRTLADYLSQHPEALVRGKSGGQP, encoded by the coding sequence ATGAGCACGCCTGGTGAAAAACCCGATACGCGTGAGCTTGTCGAGGCGGACGTGGTCCCGCGCTCGCGCTGGCGCATGCAGCTGGTGTGGCTGGTCCCGATCGTGGCACTGCTGGTCGGCGGATGGCTTGCCACGAAGGCGGTGCTGGAACGCGGGGAAAAGATAACCATCAGCTTCAAGACGGGGGAAGGGCTGGAGGCGGGTAAGACGAAACTCAAGTTCAAGGACGTCGATATCGGGGTCGTCGAAGCTGTCACGCTGTCGACGGATCGCAAACACGTCGTGGCGAAGGCCGAGGTGGTGCGCGACGTGGCCAATCTTCTGGTCGACAACACGCGCTTCTGGGTGGTACGTCCGCGCATTTCCGGAGGCACCGTGTCCGGACTCGGCACGCTTCTGTCCGGGTCTTACATCGACGTGGATGTCGGCAATGCGGTGAAGCCCCGTACCGATTTTGTCGGGCTGGAGGTGCCCCCCGTATTTGCCAGTGACATCCCCGGGCGGGAGTTCACGTTAAAGAGCGCAGGGCTCGGCTCGCTGGATGTCGGCTCGCCGGTGTTTTTCCGCAGGCTTCAGGTCGGACAGATTGCCTCGTATCAGTTGGACCCGGACGGTAAAGGCGTCACGCTCAAGGTATTTGTGAACGCCCCTTATGACCGGTTCGTGAAGGGCGACACGCGTTTCTGGCACGCCAGTGGAGTGGATATGGCATTCGATACCAACGGGTTGCGGGTCGAGACCCAGTCGATCGTTTCAATCATCATCGGCGGCGTGGCATTTGAATCTCCCGCCGATTCGATCGAGCAGGTTGCGGCGGCGGCCAATGCGCAATTCGAACTGTATGCGACTCGCGCGGATGCGATGAAGCAGCACGATCGCATTGTCGACAAGTATGTGGTGAACTTCATCGATTCCGTACGCGGCCTGACGGTTGGCGCGCCGGTGGATTTTCGCGGCGTAGTGATTGGCGAGGTGACCCAGATCTATACGCGATTCGATCCCGAACACCGGCGCTTCAGCATTCCCGTCGAGATCCAGATCTATCCCGAACGCTTTACTTCCCGCTATCAGACGGGTCGAGCAGGCGGGCGGATCAGCGATGATCCAAAAGGAATCGCGAATTACCTCGTCGAAAATGGTTTTCGCTTTCAGTTAAGGAGCGGCAATCCGCTGACCGGGCAACTCTATCTGGCAATGGACTACTTTCCCGACGCCCCAAAGGCAAAGATCGACTGGAGCAGGTCGCCACCCGAGTTGCCCGCAGTGCCGCGCACGCTGCAATCGCTGCAGGATTCGGTTACCCGGTTGCTGACCAAGCTCAACAATATTCCGTTCGAGGCGATCGGAAACGATGCCCGCACGACCCTGCGAACCACGAACTCGATGCTCTCGAAACTCGACGCGGATGTCATTCCGCGCGCCCACGATACTTTGGCTTCTGCGCAAACGGCGCTCGATTCGGCGAACTCCGCGCTGCAACCCGAATCCTCCTTGCAGCAGACCACAGAAGAGACTTTGCGAGAGCTGGCCCGAACGTCCGCGGCACTGCGTACGCTTGCGGATTATCTGTCACAGCATCCTGAGGCATTGGTACGCGGAAAGTCCGGGGGGCAGCCATGA